In Streptomyces sclerotialus, one genomic interval encodes:
- a CDS encoding amino acid deaminase/aldolase — MNRFTSDSPALGARYDRATAHLDAPLAIVDLAAFDANAADLVRRAHGKPVRVASKSVRCRALLERVLARDGFAGIMSFTLAESLWLARSGFSDILLAYPSADRGAFAELADDPKLAAAVTVMVDDVAQLELIDAARAGGRAEIRVCLELDTSFRAAGGRMRVGARRSPLREPAQLAEFARLVARRPGFKVVGLMAYEGHVAGVGDAVAGRPLFSRSVRVMQAAARKELARRRWEAVRAVRAEAPDLEFVNGGGTGSVQGTAAEAAVTEVAAGSGLYVPRLFDNFRSFSGRPAALFAQPVVRRPGPGVVTVLGGGYPASGAAGADRLPEPYLPAGLAYDPQEGAGEVQTPLLGAAADRLRVGDKVWFRHAKAGELCERFDALRLVDGDRVVATVPTYRGEGHTFL, encoded by the coding sequence ATGAACCGGTTCACCTCCGATTCCCCCGCACTCGGCGCCCGTTACGACCGGGCCACCGCTCACCTCGACGCGCCGCTGGCCATCGTCGACCTCGCGGCGTTCGATGCCAATGCCGCGGATCTGGTGCGCCGCGCGCACGGCAAGCCCGTACGGGTCGCGAGCAAGTCCGTCCGCTGCCGGGCCCTGCTGGAACGCGTGCTGGCGCGGGACGGGTTCGCCGGGATCATGAGCTTCACGCTCGCGGAGTCGCTGTGGCTGGCCCGCTCCGGCTTCTCCGACATCCTGCTGGCCTACCCCTCGGCGGACCGGGGGGCGTTCGCCGAGCTGGCGGACGATCCGAAGCTGGCCGCCGCGGTGACGGTGATGGTGGACGACGTGGCGCAGCTGGAGTTGATCGACGCGGCGCGGGCCGGGGGCCGGGCGGAGATCCGGGTGTGCCTGGAGCTGGACACGTCCTTCCGTGCCGCGGGCGGGCGGATGCGGGTGGGGGCGCGCCGTTCGCCGCTGCGGGAGCCCGCACAACTGGCTGAATTCGCTCGGCTGGTGGCGCGCCGGCCGGGCTTCAAGGTCGTCGGCCTGATGGCGTACGAGGGCCATGTGGCGGGCGTGGGCGACGCGGTGGCGGGGCGGCCGCTGTTCTCGCGCTCGGTGCGCGTCATGCAGGCCGCGGCGCGCAAGGAGCTGGCGCGGCGCCGCTGGGAGGCGGTGCGGGCCGTCCGGGCCGAGGCGCCGGACCTGGAGTTCGTCAACGGCGGCGGCACGGGCAGCGTGCAGGGCACCGCGGCGGAGGCGGCGGTGACGGAGGTCGCGGCCGGGTCGGGGCTGTACGTGCCGCGGCTGTTCGACAACTTCCGCTCGTTCAGCGGGCGGCCGGCGGCGCTGTTCGCGCAGCCGGTGGTGCGCCGGCCGGGGCCCGGCGTGGTGACCGTGCTGGGCGGGGGTTATCCCGCGTCGGGTGCGGCGGGCGCCGACCGGCTGCCGGAACCGTATCTGCCGGCGGGGCTGGCGTACGACCCGCAGGAGGGGGCGGGTGAGGTGCAGACGCCGCTGCTGGGCGCGGCCGCCGACCGGCTGCGGGTGGGCGACAAGGTGTGGTTCCGGCACGCCAAGGCCGGTGAGCTGTGCGAGCGGTTCGACGCGCTGCGGCTGGTCGACGGGGACCGGGTGGTGGCGACCGTGCCGACGTACCGCGGCGAGGGGCACACGTTCCTGTAG
- a CDS encoding SseB family protein has product MDLKNIPNPGFSDDTGTADPELAAALAAWSEDRSTEPRLLAALRGARLLVPVVALLGEVETGPDGLKREKTSDMAVPTLQAPDGRRALPAFTSMETLHRWRPDARPVAVPLEQALLAAAHEKADTVVIDLAGPVTYPLTGAALRALAEGRETADPLADPAVTEALRAVLAAEPGVRVAHLAPSADTDATLALGLVPDAPAGEVAQRVATALASDDVLRERLVRGLDLALLPPDAAPEGEALFAR; this is encoded by the coding sequence GTGGACCTGAAGAACATCCCCAACCCCGGCTTCTCCGACGACACCGGCACAGCCGACCCCGAACTGGCCGCGGCCCTCGCCGCCTGGTCGGAGGACCGTTCCACCGAGCCCCGCCTCCTCGCCGCCCTCCGCGGCGCACGGCTGCTCGTACCGGTGGTGGCCCTGCTGGGCGAGGTGGAGACCGGCCCGGACGGGCTGAAGCGCGAGAAGACCAGCGACATGGCCGTGCCGACCCTCCAGGCCCCGGACGGCCGCCGCGCGCTGCCCGCCTTCACGTCCATGGAGACCCTGCACCGCTGGCGCCCGGACGCCCGTCCGGTCGCCGTCCCGCTGGAGCAGGCGCTGCTCGCCGCGGCCCACGAGAAGGCCGACACCGTCGTCATCGACCTCGCGGGCCCCGTGACGTACCCGCTCACCGGTGCGGCCCTGCGCGCCCTCGCCGAGGGCCGGGAGACCGCCGACCCGCTCGCCGACCCCGCGGTCACCGAGGCGCTCCGGGCCGTGCTCGCCGCGGAGCCGGGCGTCCGGGTCGCCCATCTGGCGCCGTCCGCCGACACCGATGCCACGCTGGCCCTCGGCCTCGTCCCCGACGCCCCGGCCGGCGAGGTCGCGCAGCGCGTGGCCACCGCGCTGGCCTCGGACGACGTCCTGCGCGAGCGCCTCGTACGCGGCCTCGACCTGGCCCTCCTGCCGCCGGACGCGGCCCCTGAGGGCGAAGCCCTCTTCGCCCGCTGA
- the mycP gene encoding type VII secretion-associated serine protease mycosin, producing MTRARRALAAALTATALALATPPAHADGIRTQEWALNALHVDDAWRTTKGAGITVAVLDTGVDATHPDLKGQVLPGKDLIGFGAERGDKTWAGHGTAMSGIIAGHGHGHDNADGVLGIAPEAKILPVRVILEDADPQRKKARTERADALADGIRWAADHGADVINLSLGDDSDSAHPEPREDAAVQYALAKGVPVVASAGNGGEKGDHVSYPAAYPGVIAVTAVDKYGSRAPFSTRRWYATVSAPGVNVVIANPDRKYYEGWGTSAAAAYVSGAVALVRAAHPDLKPAQIKQLLTETAQDSPEEGRNDDLGAGLVNPAAAIEKGAPTKPASDTRTTYTEHYFGPGPTASAGATGGSWLPWTATIAGTALVTTALLLWRRRT from the coding sequence ATGACCCGCGCCCGCCGCGCCCTCGCGGCCGCCCTCACCGCCACCGCCCTGGCCCTCGCGACCCCGCCCGCGCACGCCGACGGCATACGGACACAGGAATGGGCCCTGAACGCCCTGCACGTCGACGACGCCTGGCGGACCACCAAGGGCGCGGGCATCACCGTCGCCGTCCTCGACACCGGCGTCGACGCCACCCACCCCGACCTGAAGGGACAGGTCCTGCCCGGCAAGGACCTCATCGGCTTCGGCGCCGAACGCGGCGACAAGACCTGGGCGGGCCACGGCACCGCCATGTCCGGCATCATCGCCGGGCACGGCCACGGCCACGACAACGCCGACGGCGTCCTCGGCATCGCCCCCGAAGCGAAGATCCTCCCCGTCCGGGTGATCCTCGAAGACGCCGACCCGCAGCGCAAGAAGGCCCGCACCGAGCGGGCCGACGCCCTCGCCGACGGCATCCGCTGGGCCGCCGACCACGGCGCCGACGTCATCAACCTCTCCCTCGGCGACGACAGCGACTCCGCCCACCCCGAACCGCGCGAGGACGCCGCCGTCCAGTACGCCCTCGCCAAGGGCGTCCCGGTCGTCGCCTCGGCGGGCAACGGCGGGGAAAAGGGCGACCACGTCTCCTACCCGGCCGCCTACCCGGGCGTGATCGCGGTGACCGCGGTGGACAAGTACGGCTCCCGGGCCCCCTTCTCCACCCGCCGCTGGTACGCCACGGTCAGCGCACCCGGCGTGAACGTCGTCATCGCCAACCCGGACCGCAAGTACTACGAGGGCTGGGGCACCAGCGCCGCAGCCGCGTACGTCTCCGGCGCCGTGGCACTGGTCCGCGCGGCGCACCCCGACCTGAAGCCCGCCCAGATCAAGCAGCTCCTCACCGAGACAGCCCAGGACAGCCCCGAGGAGGGCCGCAACGACGACCTGGGCGCCGGCCTGGTGAACCCCGCAGCAGCCATCGAGAAGGGCGCCCCCACAAAACCGGCCTCCGACACCCGCACGACATACACCGAGCACTACTTCGGCCCGGGCCCGACCGCGTCCGCCGGAGCCACCGGCGGCTCCTGGCTCCCCTGGACAGCAACCATCGCCGGCACAGCCCTGGTGACAACAGCACTCCTCCTCTGGCGCCGCCGCACCTGA
- a CDS encoding MIP family channel protein has translation MDTPETRSVVSEFLGTLLLVFFAVGAAVLAGEYIGTFGIALSFGFTLLALAYALGPISGCHVNPAVTLGMLIAHRITLRTAVEYWIAQLLGGIVGAAILFLVAKQVPGLKTDGAFGSNGFGDRSAVHINLGGAFVAEIVLTFLLVFVVLAVTHKVALVGFDGLAIGIALATVHLIGIPLTGTSVNPARSFGPALFAGGGALSQLWLFIVAPLIGGVLAALAHRLTHTPYSPLRPPADQEPPADERAAL, from the coding sequence ATGGACACCCCGGAGACCCGCTCGGTCGTATCCGAGTTCCTCGGCACGCTGCTCCTGGTGTTCTTCGCGGTCGGCGCTGCCGTGCTGGCCGGGGAGTACATCGGGACCTTCGGCATCGCCCTGTCCTTCGGCTTCACCCTGCTGGCCCTGGCCTACGCGCTCGGCCCCATCTCGGGCTGCCACGTCAACCCCGCGGTGACGCTCGGCATGCTCATCGCCCACCGCATCACCCTCCGCACGGCCGTCGAGTACTGGATCGCCCAGCTGCTGGGCGGCATCGTCGGTGCCGCGATCCTCTTCCTGGTGGCCAAGCAGGTGCCGGGCCTGAAGACCGACGGCGCCTTCGGCAGCAACGGCTTCGGTGACCGCTCGGCGGTGCACATCAACCTCGGCGGTGCGTTCGTCGCCGAGATCGTGCTCACCTTCCTGCTGGTCTTCGTGGTCCTCGCGGTCACCCACAAGGTGGCCCTGGTCGGCTTCGACGGCCTGGCCATCGGTATCGCGCTGGCCACCGTCCACCTCATCGGCATCCCGCTCACGGGTACGTCCGTGAACCCGGCCCGCAGCTTCGGCCCGGCGCTCTTCGCGGGCGGCGGCGCGCTCTCGCAGCTGTGGCTGTTCATCGTCGCGCCGCTGATCGGCGGCGTGCTGGCGGCACTGGCGCACCGGCTCACGCACACCCCGTACAGCCCGCTGCGGCCCCCGGCCGACCAGGAGCCTCCGGCGGACGAACGCGCGGCGCTCTGA